ATCCATAGTATAACCTTTTAGTTATGAAACCAAAGGGTTATCGACCTGCCGAACCCGAACGCCTCGACGCGACCTTTGCTGCGCTGGCCGATCCCACACGCCGCGCGATCCTGGCGCGCCTGGCCTCGGGTCCAGCTTCGGTGATGGAACTGGCCGAGCCCTTCGCCATGTCGCAGCCGGCGATCAGCAAGCATCTGAAGGTGCTCGAGCGCGCGGGCCTGGTCTCGCGTGGGCGTGAGGCGCAGCGCCGTCCGTGCCGGCTCGAGGCCCAACCGCTGGAACTCGCCCGCGACTGGCTCGAGGCGTACCGGAAGTTCTGGGAAGGCAGCTTCGAGAGACTCGACGCCCTGCTGGACGAGATGAAAGCGCAAACGAAGGCGCCCAAAGGCCGCCCGCGCGGCAAACCATAAAGGGACCATCCATGAGCAATGCCGGAAATGAGCGTGCCCCCTCGCCTGCGGGGTTGGTCATCGAGCGGGCGTTCGACGCGCCGGTGGAGACGGTCTGGCGCGCGTGGAGCGAAGCCGCGTACCTGCAGCGCTGGTGGGGCCCGCGGGGGTTCACCCTCCCCGTCTGCGAGGTGGACTTTCGCATCGGCGGCCGAATCTTGCTGTGCATGCGTGGGCCCGATGCCGAGATCTGGAGCACCGGCGCCTACACGGAGATCGTGAAGCACGAACGCATCGCCTACACCAGCGCCTTCTGCGACGCGAAAGGAAGGATCGTGCCAGCGTCGAATTACGGTATGCCCGAAGGTTTCGGCACGGACATGCGCGTGACGGTGACCTTCTCTGGGGACGGCGGCAAGACGAATCTGGTCCTGCGGCACGAAGGGCTTCCGCCGTCGATGCACGAAAGCGCGAACGGCGGATGGAGCAGTTCTCTGGACAAACTGGCTGAAGCACTCACCTAAAGGAGCGGGAAGAACATGGACGTCAACGATTCGGTGGAGATCAAGGCCTCGGACCGCGAGATCGTGATCATGCGGGAGTTCGACGCGCCGCGCGAGCTGCTCTGGGAGGCCTGGACCAACCCGAAGCTGGTCGCGCAGTGGTGGGGCCCCGACGGCTTCACCACCGAGATTGAGACGATGGACGTGCGCGTGGGCGGGGTCTGGCGCCTGACCATGATCGGCCCCGACGGC
This region of Chrysiogenia bacterium genomic DNA includes:
- a CDS encoding winged helix-turn-helix transcriptional regulator encodes the protein MKPKGYRPAEPERLDATFAALADPTRRAILARLASGPASVMELAEPFAMSQPAISKHLKVLERAGLVSRGREAQRRPCRLEAQPLELARDWLEAYRKFWEGSFERLDALLDEMKAQTKAPKGRPRGKP
- a CDS encoding SRPBCC domain-containing protein, which encodes MSNAGNERAPSPAGLVIERAFDAPVETVWRAWSEAAYLQRWWGPRGFTLPVCEVDFRIGGRILLCMRGPDAEIWSTGAYTEIVKHERIAYTSAFCDAKGRIVPASNYGMPEGFGTDMRVTVTFSGDGGKTNLVLRHEGLPPSMHESANGGWSSSLDKLAEALT